Genomic DNA from Candidatus Auribacterota bacterium:
CCGGAATCAAGGATTGGAAACTCCTCCTTGAATACGCGGAGGAGATCGGCCTCGGGAGAACGAAATATGAAATCGTGGAGGTGGGTTGACTATCCGGGTAAAGGTTTTCAGGAAAATGGCAACCAAAGGCATGCCGATGTGCCGGAATAAGAGACCCGTGGGCCACATGCATCGCTCATTTTCCACGTTCGCACAGAAAGATCGATCCCCATCATGAAAAAAGAAAGATTCCTGCTCACCACCTCTGCAACATTCGATGCCGCCCACAGCATACGGGCATCAGGCGGAATCTGCGAAAAGCTCCATGGACACAGTTGGAGGATCGAGGCCACGTTCTCCGGCTCCCTGGGAACGGGCGGGGTCGTGCGGGATTTCCTTGAGCTTGAGCGGGAGGTCAGAAGACTCGTGATTTCCAAACTGGACCACTCCAACCTCAATGACTCCTTTGAAATGCCGACCACCGAGCTTATCTGCCGCTGGATATGGACTCAGCTCTCGCCGCTCGGCGTTGTCGAATTGCGGCTCTGGGAGACCCCTATATTTTCTGTCACGTACAGAGGAGACCAGTAGCCCGGTGAAGCGATACCCCGTCCCGGATATCAGGCATGCCCTGCTCATTGCCCTCCTCTGCGCGCCCGGCACCTGTCGCTGCGGGTTTTCGGAAGAAGCCAAAACGGCGGAGGACTATCTGAAAAAACTGAGCGCCCTGACTGCACGGGTGGTCGGGGGCGATATGGAGACCCGCAGGACAACCGCCAAGCTCTTGAGAGACATGGGAGAGCCGGTCCTTCAGTATCTCGACGCTGAGTTAAAATCACCCGCCCCGGAGCGCCGCCGCCAGGCAGCATTCGTCCTCGGCGAGATCGGCAGCCCCTCGGGCCGTGCGTCCCTCAGCCCGGCGCTCAGGGACCGGGATGGAGCGGTGAGGGCGGCGGCGGTGAGCGCGCTCGGGAAACTCGGCGAAAAGGGATCGGCGCGGGAGATCGCGGCCCTGCTGACCGACCGCGACGCACAGGTCAGGGCGGAATCAGTACGCGTGCTCGGAGAGCTGCGCGCGACCGAGCACACCGAACAGATAGAGCGGCTGCTCTTCGACCCGAGTGAGCAGGTCAAGGCACATGCGATCCAGGCTGTCGGCAACCTGAGGGACCGGAGCGCGGTACCCGCGCTGCTGCGGGCGCTCGATTCGCCGTCAGCCGGCATCAGGAACAACGCGGTCATTGCGCTGGGCAAGATCGGCGATCCGTCGGCATTGCCCAAGATACGAATGGCCATGGGAGACGCCGATCAATGGGTCCGGAGCTCCGCAGCGGCGGCGCTGGGCGAGAGGGGTGACAGAGACGCGATTCCCCTCCTGATTACGGCTGCGTCGGACAAGAGTTGTTACGTGCGGGGGGCGGCAGCGGGCGCGCTGGGTGCTCTGAAGGCGCCATCGACAATCGCGCCTCTCTGCACACTCCTGAGCGACCAGTCCCCGAGCGGGTTTTCCATCCTCGAACCCTACCGGCAGACGGAGGTGCGCGAGGAGGCCGCCGAGGCATTAGGCAAGATCACCGGCCTCACCCACGGATTTTCGAAAACCGCCGGCGCGGCTGAGAGGGAAGAGGCACTCCAGAAATGGCAGGAATGGTGCGCCGCTCAAATGCCCACCCCCACACCAGTCAAATGATCCACGCGAGATGCAAGAAGTACGAACCGGACCCTAGAGGTTGACGTGCGACACAGATTCACACAGATAGGCGCAGATGAACACAAGTTTTTCAGTGCCCTCAGTGTTTTCAGCGGCAAAACAGCGAGATTTTAAGTTGTGAGGCTGCCTCTTTCTTAGTATATTTCTGTACTCGCGGCGCTCATGGCGAGTCAACCACAGGAGGAATGCAATGCCGAAGATCACACAGGACGTGCTCAAGCTCGTGAAAGATCATAATGTCAGGTTCATCAGGCTCTGGTTCACCGATGTCCTCGGCCGCCTCAAGGGATTCGCCATCACCCGCTCGGAGCTGGAAGAGGCGATGGAGAGCG
This window encodes:
- a CDS encoding 6-carboxytetrahydropterin synthase; this translates as MKKERFLLTTSATFDAAHSIRASGGICEKLHGHSWRIEATFSGSLGTGGVVRDFLELEREVRRLVISKLDHSNLNDSFEMPTTELICRWIWTQLSPLGVVELRLWETPIFSVTYRGDQ
- a CDS encoding HEAT repeat domain-containing protein — protein: MKRYPVPDIRHALLIALLCAPGTCRCGFSEEAKTAEDYLKKLSALTARVVGGDMETRRTTAKLLRDMGEPVLQYLDAELKSPAPERRRQAAFVLGEIGSPSGRASLSPALRDRDGAVRAAAVSALGKLGEKGSAREIAALLTDRDAQVRAESVRVLGELRATEHTEQIERLLFDPSEQVKAHAIQAVGNLRDRSAVPALLRALDSPSAGIRNNAVIALGKIGDPSALPKIRMAMGDADQWVRSSAAAALGERGDRDAIPLLITAASDKSCYVRGAAAGALGALKAPSTIAPLCTLLSDQSPSGFSILEPYRQTEVREEAAEALGKITGLTHGFSKTAGAAEREEALQKWQEWCAAQMPTPTPVK